cctttcgtaatccccTTTTCTATTaatatggctcaaggtgagcaactcccaataggtatcatattcctgggttccttgtattctaacttagactccttggtgttagattccagcgtgtcgaatggcttcatgaagattgagtgttatgttaacacgatgtttcttcaagctttgatgtgggatcaCTTCAAAAATTATGCACATATCCCACGTAACATCCTGCAAgtaccaaatactgatgcccgtcacatcttcgccgagaaagataatgcccgaatcatgcgttggtctacaaagaagCCTCGgtataaagcacgcctcattgatgtgttggatgaagaatcggagttcgaatTTCGTCTTTGGGTGttggttcctgattatgtttctcaaccaacgtctttcaatactggagagagcacgactctgaaatctggtgctaacccgaatgatggtgagagatccttcatgttgagatgtactcctggtcacttgttatccgttatgtaTGGAGAGTGGgcagtagaagaatacaacattgatagggaggatcgacaaatgggtatggatcaatatGTTCCAACTACccagagaaggaaaccatcagttgatcagcttgcgtctcgtttagatcacactcacgtggaagggagtagttactggtttcctggttctgatagacttgcatatgtaaccccaggttatatagaattatggcatcaacaatttgagaggttgcatgaattcgtgacagttagtcagcttccagtgaagattcctccgtctgctgagatgatctctggtcgaccaagactgaagtacctttctggtgataaacgaaaattatctccaggatgttctcaagtaagattctccacatgtcttttatgaaaccatggtaactgtattctgatcatgttatttaattctttacaggacggtcgtagcgtaagacctcgaatccatgcagatttttcaggtattggagaagttgttcacggcggagaaggaaggaacaaaagttataagttgttacctaataccatgaagtccccagttcgttctttggtgggttcctaatatttctcaccgtgaatTTCAtttctattaacattagaatcatgaagccaatgttgttaattttattgcagAATTTTagtccatcaagtcttgaaggtcttcaattttccgcTACTGAACAAGAAATCGTTGATTTAAGTGACGAaggaactgtaagtatttcttcacttgttcaaatgtggtgcttcatagatgaaaatatttatTGTAAAGGaagtgtacaggaggatgtcgccatggaGATAGAGAAttatggaactcaatcatcctctgggaatgggaatggaggtaattcccaagattcggagccggatggaagtgatgttcctcttgtcgttgatgtggacaattccaaccccttagatactttggagactcctcaagtaagtacatatcctgtatattcttcatagaagtataaaagtgctgacttgtgaatgaatgaatgagaacaatgtgaatatatgaaaacttagtcgaacttcgtcgtcagaaaattcagaacccggctttttagtaaaaacgctgtagaatcttcatccGCAGTCGAATTTTGATGATCTTcatgtgaaaattcaagcccagaaaatttccaagcttttgtaaagaagctttttaagttttgagcacgttcagagcctgaaaaaggcaaaATAGTAAACTtgcaggagacttccagaactttttcagattgcacgtcacttgatattttggccacatctacctgCTCGTTCATAGGATTGTGATGAAATTtttacatgtcatagaggacatccatacgaagagaatggaatatgacccatactcagattccttgtagatttctcccagttcgtctcttagtacagggaagagttcagtttcttcagacggactcatcgtaaaatgtgttttcatgactttcatgttagttgctcgtgccttgaatgtagaatgatgaactttgatgatatttccttgcgggcatactgtgtttcataatctcctttggctttgtggctctaacctcatgtaatcttcgtattaggtgctaaataccgaagttgaggatactggagccaatgatgaaaactctaacccttccgaagttattgatgaagagacaaccatccctgcacttcgaggccatgagaaggtcgctgctgatgttatgggAGACCAGATGGTTgtcgcctcagtgatagaagaaaccgagatagcagcggagaatatcgaaggaactgttgctttggtcgtgggagccgctccagtgactgagaaccgtataatagtgtatgaatatccaaatgCAGGAGTTTCTTTCGTTCCTCCCTTTAaaacttcactcccgtatcatgaactggtcggtggattcatcattcccattggatatgcacgcttgtacgagacgatatggaagaagtttggccacatgatcgtcgacaggaaccctgggcgtgcttatgctttaaccatgcaagtaggcgttatcttgcgtgtcctgagtgatatgcatacgagacccaggaataccgtgactccagatataatctttgattgggagtttaacttggagaattcataaagacttggcctcaacgtgaaatggtttcgtaagcaaataaacgttatcaaggattcatgtgaaaagaacataccctttcccaatgatgctgtgaaggagaaggaggacaagatttccaagctgaccgaggagttgaacaaggatagggcggctttgcaaatcttgaaggatgctgatgagcgaaagccttttcttgatgatctcttgaacttctgaacttctgagagatgtgaggtttatacttgggttttgatttttagatggttttggattgactgatggttaaggattttcttgtagatttgatagagattttcttttacgaaatatgaactgaattttgataaattgttgaattcaaatactgattgaaagtattgcaaatgttttggaggaattgaaatacaaatgaaagaaaatcctaaatgttaaatcccaacgacatgagtgcttcaaacgcccaataccttaaatgtccaataatttcagataaacgccttgagccaattttcgtgaattactggtagtatcctccggccacggactcagcgaccatgaatggtccttcccaattggagttccttgtagaatgaagaccgcgctgaactgctttgagaaccaggtccccttcatgaaacttgttaggcttggtggatcgtgccttgaatatcttccgctggttcggaattccctgtttgatggaattccacgattgtggcccatatggacactcgcgcggaagaaagtatccaacatagtgttgatcatgcttagccaagtcttcagcaataaacctcacgacggagtgaccgatttgaagaagttctgaatccaaccattgagtgtaatattgttgaggtgaagttacccactcgtagattttgatgactgctaaattgttcatggggagaaatccctggaccatagtagcatatctgaatattggtaatattggagcatgaggaggaataagacttgcctgagctcgaaaccttctgacaaagatGTGTggttatctccaagttcctgcgtaagtcccatcagagtttttacttcttccagatgctcaaacggtggtgcgtcctctgcttcgtcttccgactcggaatccttgtcgataacaggatgtgttgaaggcatcgttgtccttccatcatgaatccaagctctcccaaggaccatgtcgtatccagggtcttcccggattatgaaaaacttggcctcagtgcagatcaatctttccgtaactttgagagtgatgaagccgtatgagtctctggagattccttcgtggtacctgattgctatgggagcgtgggtggcttcccgtcgagtaataccagcagctctgagagttttcaaagggatggtGTTTACAAAGGTACCAACAttgacgaacgccctcttgaactcatttcctttaatgtacattgtggtgagcagtccccagtcatacatttctgtgtcggtggctgaaggtccggtggtggtctcttggatcagcagacgtcttccggacacgatgtggttcagtgaagcaaacatgtctttcatttgagctttcgaaagatacaacaactcgcatacATGTTCGATCaaagattggaccgcttccttgacaggaggttcagagatagtaaaagttctgactgggagggggtttttgtgcactccctcagtccccaggttgagctctcctgattcgaccttttccttgaatatgtgcttcaaaattttgcaatcacttgtgggatggctgacgtatctatggaaacggcaataccgaggattttccatggcctcttcagttggttccttcttgacataaggtaatttgattgcaccatcttgaatccaggtatcgagtagttcattaacttcttatATTGAACATGGAAAAttaggtgcttctggatcttccatatgctgaggagggaatttcgaattctccttcttgtgtgcctttgaaggggtggaggaagtttgcttgtgttgtggttcttcttttcgcttactcccttctgcgacaacaTTTATttaaggttgcaggttgtactgcttgttgatcaaacgcctacTTCCTCCTAGACCAAAGaacgggtgcagtggttgccgacctcttcgcggattcgtgaagctctgagaaagtctggaatcgaaggttttccagcaaggccctgtagaccgggagcatgccattgatgcacaagtctaccagttattgctccgtgacgtttgggtcatgaaaatccagggcttggactctgaatcttttcacataatcattgggattttcactgaccctctgaaacatccttccaagttcggagagggtgacttgttctgacacgaagaagtatttcctgtagaatgcgttaaccatttctccccaattgttgatagtccctggtttaatgttgttataccaggtgtatgctctgccattcagagattttgagaattccttgagacgaacgacatgattatgttcatgttctcccagggcttcgagaaaacgagagacatgttccagagcattgccagttccatcatataaggtgaagattggagaaacgtaacctatggggagtggaatcctatgcgtagcggcaggataaggaggttgatgatgatggttATGCGATGTtttgtattttccacggttctccaaaaggtgctccagatcctcgcgagtgatgaaattcgatgatcccttcgctgatgagttgtctgcagcagttttgtggacttcgtcgtcttctactgtatggattggaattacttcaggaccgtcgtctgaggatttatccttctcctttcccttctcttgagtcttctctgacatcttgtcagtaagagttttgagataattacacagctccttttgtgtagcagccatgtcagtctggttctttgcaagagtctcacgCGCTTTGATAAGAACAGCAATGGTAgacggtggatctcctctgacttcttcagggtgtcttccggacagtggatgaccttcggcgtgaggaggagtagtgtcaccaccatccttgttggaggtcggaattgtctccgggatattctgattgttgttgttgctagtgctagcacggtttgtgttaggattcgtaactgaacctgacctgggatcaaccatcttgtgaaattgtcatattgcaaccgagagattaatctcccactgtggtcgccaatctgtagatggggaaaaacgatttgttggtttttaatgAATTGAGGAGACGCccgtacgaaggagactccttgaaccgagcgaaatgttaaacctcacacagatgcaccgctgcaaaaggggggctttagattcgagagatcaatctgtaatactccggcctaaatcaagacaatgaccgttccagagtaaattcggtcataagagaggatgtgttgatctgtaggagggaagctgagaaatgtgtggaatcaatggtaaccaaagattgtgggtgtgtgaattccgaatacgataaactctgagtgattgaaattgctcaattgagagtagttgctcaattgatgagttgatgatctcgtgttgtcgatgagacgtgagattgatgatactgatgatgctgatgattcaatcatgattcagagacttatttatattgttggaattttagacaccatgattccaagaagtgtgacagttgatggaatcaaggattggggaagtggagatcgtgtttgaaaccagttgctcaacgtgtgaagatttggtcgattttccacccactacctcgtgaattacttcaactgattgcacgaattgctcacattccatcgtgtgtttgaacacacgtgccgtagaccgctagaccaaaaccctatgtgatatccccccaagtgacacgattgacgtctcgtggtttgttagtcaattgatgacttcgtggtttgatgggacgatgggtccatgtagttgctgagtgtcgaacatgatgttctgaaactcatgaattgaacatgccatgagacagaggtataattcttaggatgaagtgagcaagtgttgctcattcgatggatcgttgaatattgatttttgaaccaatattccttggtttgagaaaacatttatcatctgagcaagtgttgctcatgtgatgaattgttgaatatttgatcgtctgaacatgtgttgctcatctgatggattattggcagcgtacccaaaatattaattagaatactggtcgttgaaccgagcattaTTAATAGAATttatgaccatgaggccgtcgtaaaattattaaggttggaatctggaatgatgatccttggattcagaaaccctaatttgatcaattgatgatcaattcatggttcgtcagaagtttaaccatgggacgaagtagggagcgactatatgggaccgtggatcaaccatgtagtgtccatatgctcacgtgagaaaatacgaagaactcctgaagagttgacgatttgttggtggaagaatgatcaaatgttggtttaatcattcattcgaaaatgctcgtctgagccttaggtgagaaaacctaattaattatgacgaggtgagggaccgaccatggagtcatgaaaccgtccctgggttgtcacgtgacctcctgacgatcacttcatgaaaatccaaagtgttggaagagttttggacctaatacgagcaattgtgcaaactaGCATGATGACATGATGAAATAATTATCATGGTGTTAGTGTTGGTGCTAGTTAAATATAACTTCATACATGCATGTTAAAAGTTGTGAAATCCAATTAGACGGATTTTAATGCCAAtgttagttaaaaaatattaaacaatAACTAATATAGgtaaatttggttaaattttATTTACTTTATATGAGTGTAACCATTTTAAGGAAGCATGCTCAATAACTAATTTGTActcaaaagagtcaaaagttaaaagaataataataaaaaaaacattgTCTTCATGATTAAAAGATCTAgctagtttattttcctttatgcATGCAACCAAATTTCTTATTGTTTCAAGAATATATTGATTACCTAGCTACAAAATAGACATCTAGTTTTTTCTATTTGTGGACACAAATTAAATAGAGGCCAAAAATAATACTAGTGAATAAGAAAAAACTAATAGTTTAATGAATTGTCTTCATGCTCAATAAGTAATTCGTATTCATCCTCAAAAGGGGTCAAAAGTAAaagtataaaaagaaaaaaaaatagctaATTGTCTTCATGATCAAAAGGTCTAGCTAGCCTATGTTCCTACACATAGGCAACCAAATTTCCTATTGTCTTAAGAATATAATGATTACCTAGCTACAAAATAGACATCTACAATTTTCTATTTGTGGACAAAATAAAATATAGGCCAAGAATAGTACTAGCGAAATTTAATATATGTCACTGATTTCCAAGTAACATTTTCTCGTTACAGATACGATGGAAGGATCGACATCCACGCAAACTGCCAAACGAgatgtttttcatgcatattgCACTGTAATGCCTGATGGTAAAAAATTGAAGTGTAACTTTTGTGAAAAGGAAATATCTTCTGGTATTTCACGCATAAAATTGCATTTAGCACAACAAAGAGATACAGTTGCCCGGTGCATGCATGTGCCGCCTGAAGTGAAAAATCTTGCTAAAGTTGCACtggaagaaaagagaaaagaaaaaaggcaaagaagagaagAATCTGATAACGAAGATTCAGAACAAGTGTATCATAATGAGCCATGGAACCCTGTGTGTGGtatagatgaagaagaaccaGATTTTCATGCAGAAGAAGAACAAGTACCAGTCACACAAAAGAAAAAGACTGGGTTTTTAAAAAAcctttttggaagaaaaaataaGAATATTCATGACGGACAGGGTACATCGCACGGTCCTCGGGCCTCTGTAGAAATACCTAGGTCTACTATGCGGCCATCACAACCACCTAGGATGTCTGTGGATATGGAAGGAAAATATAACCCTTCTAGGGATTCTCAACCTTCGATTGCAAAATTTGGCAAAAGCAAAACATGTCGGGAAAAAGTCGACAACAGAGTATTTAATTAATTTGTTCAAGCCCgttatagatgatgtcggtccgAGAAATATTGTTCAATTAGTAACAGATCAAGGATCTCAATTCAAAGTTGCAGGTAACTAAGAATAACTTcattttattatatatatattgggAATATATTAATCATTAACTTCtttctatttttgtttgaatAGGTAAGAGATTGGCATCAGAATATGACACATTTTTCTGGTTTCCTTGTGCTGCTCACGTATTGGACTTGATGTTGGAAGATATGGAAAAATTCCCCTTTGTTAAAGATGTGATCGGAGAAGCAAGACAAATTAGCAAATTTATTTACAATCATGGTTGGGTTCTTGCTAGATTTCGACAACATTCAGCAGGACGCAATCTATTGTGCCCTTGCTTAACAAGGTTTTCAACGAATTTTATTGCAATCAAAAGCATCATTGATCAACGTAATGCTATCGAGAGCCTATTTCTGGAGAAGGTATTTCTGAAATCGGAAGAGGCAAAAACTAAACAAGCTAGACAAGTGAAGAATATTATTTCAAATGAGATGTTCTGGACGACGTGTCAAAATGCATGCATAatggttggtcctttattgaaaatgattCGTTTCTTGGACTCAGACAAACCCACCATGGGCTATTTGTTCcatgcacttgctacatgtgtgAAAACTATACAAATGGATTTAGGATCAAATCGAAATGCTTCTATCGTGGGTGTAATAAAGAAACGATGGAAAAGtcagttgagttctcctcttcatgATGCATCGTATTTTCTCAATCCTTATTACATCTTTAACCCAGCAACTAATCTCatcaataatgaaatttctgagccGCAAATTTGTCTTActgaagttatatcaaaaatggTTAGTGGCCTGTTGTTGTATTTTTTAtgtggtaaataagaattcgtttctcggacttgaaaagatttttaaaacaaaaatatatacaaaatttttcacgggatcaagagatactaggactcaggattccaccaattcttatactcctgcgaatcaactattaattctagacaattatagcttataatgataacaaatatcgactcttttctttgcaaaaaaaaaatagaatttgTAAAGtgttagatgtaaatcataagcatgatgcatcaagagttcctagactaagcatacatcatcagataaaatcacaaataatcaagaaaaatcataaatcaactcataatagtgcaaatagtcataaaagaattaaatagaattactcatgcataaagaatggtttcctccatcatcccagtaatggggtttagctattcataataatcatgttctaaaaacatatattttgatgctcaaaatatgattaaaagagtcaaaagttatgaaacaatgattctaagactcacaagatgtttaaaagattgaaaaaggataaAACAGAGGATCTACGACCCTTAGTaagcgtccagaaagaaacgatagatGGTAACTGCAGCTAAACTACGACACTTCCTCTCTGCTgcttgcactgttgaagaacgacggccctggaggttcttcgtcttcttcctcctcctcgagcagcagcaggaagctttcctgcaactcctgttcttcgcctctgcaacctccctctGGTCTCTGATCGACCCCAAAACTCTTGATAAACTTTTGTGAACCCATCCCATGTTATTTATACACACACACGACTATTAAAATCCGAGATAAATCCGAGTATAACTCGGTTTCCTTTTTTTTCACGGAACCCTCTTTACGCGTCTTCTTTAGGTCTCCAACTTATCCCAAACTCTTAGTTAGATATAGAAGAATCTATAGGAATGTATCTCCACAACTTAGTCACACTGGAAATCCAAATTCGACTCAAACAAAACCCAACAGAGTCCgagtttttcttcttccctgttttatctccaaTCGGTTCTCACAGCTTATCCATCCACTTCTGGCCCTTaaaatcacccctgttagcttcctataagtccatagagtaagcccaaacatttccagccctttaatcgaactatagctccttcaaaaattccgatcaaaaactgcCAGATAACAAACTCACTTTGccgccaaaacttcatttgaaatgtgaagaagagatgccccctatccagctccggtgtccctttagcagatgcctggaaatgggtcaccccttagtaattaggttaccccttatccaaaattgaggttccgtatagtgagttttctgggacattttccgcactttttcggggttcctccggggtatttatgaggtgcttccggtactctatcaacggaggtccaaacgcctcattttcagccaatttcgccgcaaaaccttattcttctaaaaacacctacaaataaataaaataaccaaataagtttagaatcgagcactaacactatatacaattgagatatattagacacataaatgcgtctatcatggcccgcaagaacaagcacAATGCATGCTAGAGGTACAAAATTGCTAATACTAtctccaaatatgtataattaagTAATTTGTATTTCTAGTAACAATTGTACTTTTCTTTGTAGGAAggaagaatgcaaatgatgcGAGGTCAATTTGCATCACCATTAGCACATATTGCAGCTCAACATGGTGATCCTGTAAGTTGGTGGTTATCTTATGGTGCTGAGTATCCATCCCTCCAAAAGATTGCAGTAAAGATATTAAGTCAAACAAATACATCGTCTGGATCAtagaggaattggagtgtgtttgaaagaatccACACCAAACTACGCAATCACTTACTTTCATCGAGATTAAATGATCTGGTGTATGTCCAG
This is a stretch of genomic DNA from Papaver somniferum cultivar HN1 chromosome 1, ASM357369v1, whole genome shotgun sequence. It encodes these proteins:
- the LOC113279196 gene encoding uncharacterized protein LOC113279196 produces the protein MEGSTSTQTAKRDVFHAYCTVMPDGKKLKCNFCEKEISSGISRIKLHLAQQRDTVARCMHVPPEVKNLAKVALEEKRKEKRQRREESDNEDSEQVYHNEPWNPVCGIDEEEPDFHAEEEQVPVTQKKKTGFLKNLFGRKNKNIHDGQDDVGPRNIVQLVTDQGSQFKVAGKRLASEYDTFFWFPCAAHVLDLMLEDMEKFPFVKDVIGEARQISKFIYNHGWVLARFRQHSAGRNLLCPCLTRFSTNFIAIKSIIDQRNAIESLFLEKVFLKSEEAKTKQARQVKNIISNEMFWTTCQNACIMVGPLLKMIRFLDSDKPTMGYLFHALATCVKTIQMDLGSNRNASIVGVIKKRWKSQLSSPLHDASYFLNPYYIFNPATNLINNEISEPQICLTEVISKMEGRMQMMRGQFASPLAHIAAQHGDPYNLKLEQQRIKGKARRHNIDVHDVHSLLRDDNMLDWIAGEDETSVLPQEEQWLNMLEEKSVNNSEHVPLPYN